TTCATCGTCTGCACGCAATGCCGCCGAAGATTCCCCATACGTGACGAGCTTCCTATAATGTTGTTGAGCGAGGCCGAGGAACCGAAAACGGACTCGTCCTCCAGTCAGGCGTGAAGTAACGTCGCCCAGTAGCCGTCTTTCTCATTGGGCCCGTGTCGTTCAGACAGGAGCGGTA
The genomic region above belongs to Phycisphaerae bacterium and contains:
- a CDS encoding Trm112 family protein — protein: MNVDDKLLEILACPACRVKVERIENFIVCTQCRRRFPIRDELPIMLLSEAEEPKTDSSSSQA